taccatagtaactggtgctatgcataactaagagaaattaaataattatcagataattattaattaataattaatactgaatccaaccatcacattaaaaaaaatatagaatttaaaaccaatatttaataataaagtgtgatattttacatgctgaccttaaatgaaatgaaatttcaaatcagggcttcaatatttgttatgtagcattaacatacctgagtatatcattgacttttgattggttctattttggggaggggaaagtggtggatccaggacttttaaatagttaggtggttgaaggcgagggtctaaaaacttaactttatgtcctatcttttgcattgcaatttttaacttggggtgggtgggggcttggagaaaggggAGGGTGGGATGGAGTGGGATGGAGGAGTTGGAATCCGTCTATTCTTTGGGGCGAtggtagcggcagtgtgggtggtgcttgaatgcatgcatttgacactctatagtggatgatcgaccaaagtgttgcagtttatctttttgtggttatagtcggggggggggggaggggtggtagtcgaaagtggtggtggatgggcatgtgggatctgcttaggttagcaaataaaagaagtaaacaaatgaaagaggagcttcaaaataagagaggagtaatctgttgcaaagattaaaattcacaacgatctgataatttattcaaatttccagaggatataacctataaaatgacattaaaactgggaattacagaatctataattaaaaaataaatttttttctcacaacataactagaactatataaaacattaagaatttttctgaccaatgagtttcaaatcaaataatcaaagaaaataaaatgtttttactaatataccatgttttttttttataaaaatgcctatgtttctcgcaacactgcttgtagattttaaatttaccccagtattttattttagaaaacaattattaaacattagaactacctatttgtaataaatcagctaaaaaaatacaccactttgggcgttatggtgaagtaaagtttagttgcattgaacaattttaaaaaagtgaaaaacacccctttttaaataaatggtatctcccaaagtatgaaataaaaaaaaataaaaaaatttgaaacaggtacacaatgcattgttattatgcatacactaattattttttataattaaatgaacaacacaaaaatatcgttcatcaaagtagtaccaatatccattttaaaaaaccttaaaaaaggacaaaatttgtcaaaaacacaaatttggccgttgccatggaaatatacgtgtgaaataaaaaatacttcatatttgatttctctcaacacatatatagccatgtgcaaaatttgaaagaaatccatttttttgagtctgccactctttttgatatttctctgattcttacagacaatggctcttaagtaTTTGTATAACCATGAAGCTATAAAATTGTATAGCTCCATGGTATAACAAtgcatttatataataataaagtaatactttatattatacacaaaacgaaataaacaaaatgattaatcaAACAGCAAATATTTTTGAATCGATAATAACTACAACTATTCTACTACTCAATTATTTAATAAAGCATATTATGCAATTGTTTGATATCAagtgatttttaaataatagtaatgCATAGGGCCTATAAAGCGCTATAAAATAAGAACGACATCGCATTATTATTTATGCTACATAAGACCCAATTGGAAATTAATTATGTTCTtctttgtatatatatatattatattttttatcataatatAAATCAGCCTACAAAAAAGAACGTCAGCCGTTATAGAATTGTTTGAACTGGATTAGATGATAACATGATTACCCCTTTTCACTTTGATTATAGGTTGGAATTAGGCATTCTGGTTTTAAGCATTGGTGCAGGCCTAGTACACAGTGATTCGTGTAAGTATAATTAAAATAGACTGATCTTTCATACAGtaaaattatacattataatcatgattcttttaaaaatacttcAAACCTTCTGTTGGATTATAATGGCTGTTTCCATCGTGCATTATGCATCCTGCTGTGTGTGATGTTGATGCATGTGGTCTACTGTCCTTTAAACgaaaacaatgtatttttacaAATTCAAAAGACTGATTATaggtttaaaaatattataatacaaatcCGTAATTTAAGAAGTCTgagtatactgtaatattaagtGGCAATTAAAacttaatgtattgtattattgattgattgattgaaatatatatttatactgggtaacctcttcagtcaaagactggtctcccagagggcccagttggtgatcagtggctgtgatgtactaatacaccggggtaaccccctactcgtctcgaaagatgtactaggttctttaaagtgcacacgagcaagttgtgtacactggacctacggtttatagtccttatccgagaattATCTGAATTAACTATACAGCCTAGAGAAATATAAACAGTCTGATAGCAAGTTACCAAAGACAGTAAACTTCAATTAAATTATTctacattaaacattttttaacaaacatttttttttattatagcgACTGATAATGTGATTCGTTTCTGCCCCGGCGAAGACATTGTTATAAACTGTGGTAGAATCGACGAGAACCCACTATCACTGAGATGGCGTGTAGATGATGAATTTGTGTCCAGCTATTCAGGGACCAACAACAAATTTGTAGATTTCAATGAAACCATGTTTCAAATTCAGAAAGAAACATTTTCATTGAAGGTCTGCGGTACGTCAAAATCCGAAAAATATGAGTGTACAGTGCTTGATACCAAAAATAATTTCCACACGGTAGTGTGGACAACACAACCACACGGTAAGTACGGTAGATCAAGAATAATTACTAGCTAAACATATTACCTAAAGAAGTATTATGCCAACATCTTTGCGTATATTACTTTGACCTTTATAGATAGAAACACaagattaataattttaaatagttattaGATGCCGATAACCTTATCTTAAACATGGACAAAGACAGTGATTGCTTTGTAAATATGGTACCTTTAGGgttttttatgatatattttttttctagtgcttaactattaaaaaaaatatatactgtacatattgttaatatttaatgttgatgttttttttttcttctttttgaaCGCACCATGCACACATGGTTTTGGTTTTGTAAGTGTCcgaaataagtaaataaatcacaattgattgtttatttataattgcaGATCTACCTTATTTCTCAACCGAATGCAATTTTTGCTCTATCGATGGAGTACCCATTCGGTTGACATGCAGCGTTGGTAACCTTACTCAGGAAGCAGATGCCCATATCCATTGGACATTGGAAGATGAAATGAATATTATCACATCTTTTGAAGCCGGTGTTCTGACATCAAGCTTTATGGCAGATGATGAAAAAGTGAAGTTTATCGTTGGAACACATGGTGTTGGGTGCACAATGGTTGGAAAATGCCATTCTGAATCAATAAAATTCAAGTTTCCGAAGGGCTGTGGGAGGGTAAGATATAGGCTTTAAATTGGAATCTCAGAAATAAGAAAGACTAAACAAACACATTATTCAATcgattaattatttttgtttatcttttgaCTTACTGAAAACGTATCTGTAGGCCCTAATGAACGCTTTCTTATTTGTTTAATAGTTTTTGTCACCGATTTAGTCtcataatagtttatttttctgtttttttataGATTCCATAAGCAGTAGAACATTTCTGAAATGTGACATCCTGTATTTGTATTCATGATGAACTGATTGATCTATTATTTAcgctgtttttttgtttaatttaattaaatttaatctcGGTGATATTTAGAttaattacaaaatgttttcatgtatGGAAATTTGTTTATATAGACGAAAtgctttaaaaatgaaatttagaACTTAAAACACATAGGTAAAATCAATACGTTTTGTAACATATGTTAATAGATTTTCACCAAACAAGGAAAAGCTGAAGAAGAAGCTGACACCGTCAATtcgcattttaaattattagtaGGGTCCTTACAATTGTTGCAAAAATGTTATAGCTTTTATGTGCCATCACTATTACATGATATGCGCAAATATTGGTTGTTTTTAACCATTGACTCTTCGAcccattttaaaaatgttcagaTATAAAACTATAGCCTATTTACACAAAACCTGCTATTATTTCATCACACGGCGACATGTAGTTAATTTATGTTATACGTTACACGTTATAAAAACCGctacttataataaataaaccaaattGGCTACTTGACTCGTTTTTcaatttctttgtctttgttttgTGTTTGTTGATCAGATGTTtgcctactctgacgtaattgtGTACATTGACAACATTTTCCCGGGCGGAACTCGAACCCATGACCCCAAGATCACTCGCCTGGCGTTCAATCATTAACCCTGCGCGTATCAACTTTTTACTTGGGGTACGCTATACTCATTTCCTCCTCctcttccatctggacactattgagccaACTTTCAAATCCTACTAGTTCTTTACGCGTCGTTTGACGGCTCTTAAACATGGCATGCATATACTAGGGTAATTGGTGAACAAAGCTATAGAGAGAAAATGTTCGTACTTCAACTGGATGCagaattatgacgtcataaacatAGTACCAATCGAAAAAattgcgatttataaagtattaCTCCTTCCTttttcgttgtagtattgagctgggatttggcatgggtatactattattattatcttttattgACAACTGGGGAT
This region of Antedon mediterranea chromosome 8, ecAntMedi1.1, whole genome shotgun sequence genomic DNA includes:
- the LOC140057581 gene encoding uncharacterized protein gives rise to the protein MITPFHFDYRLELGILVLSIGAGLVHSDSSTDNVIRFCPGEDIVINCGRIDENPLSLRWRVDDEFVSSYSGTNNKFVDFNETMFQIQKETFSLKVCGTSKSEKYECTVLDTKNNFHTVVWTTQPHDLPYFSTECNFCSIDGVPIRLTCSVGNLTQEADAHIHWTLEDEMNIITSFEAGVLTSSFMADDEKVKFIVGTHGVGCTMVGKCHSESIKFKFPKGCGRIP